The Lycium barbarum isolate Lr01 chromosome 4, ASM1917538v2, whole genome shotgun sequence nucleotide sequence TCAGAACATGTTTCCTTAAATGAGTAAAGTATTCCAGCTCAATTCTGCTCCTTTAACACTGTATATGGCATGTATGCTGTCTGATTTTCCTTTTTGCGCACTATTCCTCCTCTGTGGTTCTATCCCTTGATTTAGCTCATTTTCATACTTTGCATGTTCTGATGTTTTCTTTATCTCTGAATTCATGTGGATCAGTTTCGGTACAAGGTTGTTTCTGCTATCATATGTGATcctcttgttcttgctattcatTTCCTTCATTTCCCTTACGTTTGAGTCAAGCAAAATTCAATAGATCAAGGGCGTATTTGGTTCGGTTCAATAGTTTGTTTCCTTCAAGTTTAAGTAGGAGTTTAGTTTAGCTTTTAATTAAAGATGCATATTTCAGTTCCTTTCTTTTTATCCTAGCATGGGATGGATATAGCTGTGAATTCTGTGTGTGTGTGTTCCTTCTCTAGCCTGTTATGGATGGTTATAGAAATTATAGTGCAAGTGAATTTATCTCTTGGAATGTAAAATTTAAGTGCTCTGCTTCGTTGAACCAAAAGTAGAAATAAGAGAACAATCAGTATGTCCTATTATATGCAGTAGGTGTTTTTATATGTGAAGTACGTGTTAGTTTGTCTTGTATATATTCTATAGTATCAGTGCATATCTTTGTTAGGATCCTGCACATGTTGCAAGCATATCTCATTTGAAGTATGTGTATTATGAGTATATTGTGGTTAGCACGTTGATAGGGAggttagttggtcattatggatcaagcttgaaccctccccggtgttagccatgcttgggattcatgaaatcccttggaacttgtgcaacatcgggaagacgggggcaaaagctttccgatattaaccttctatacatccttatgagtgtgtatacatgaggaatacttaaatatacacagtatatacataGTCCACTGATCTgttttgaatttacattatacatgtttagccttatttattggttacgtactaatctttttctttcgtttttatgcatgaccatcgcatacgagtccgagggatccgtcttcttccgcattcggtgttgggctaaagcccaacatgacCTCTCTCTCGAGTCAATCCCTGTCCgcagcaaataaaaaaaaaagatttctgggccaaagcccaacagcagcaacgatcgcagcagtcctaaaatgggctgagcccatttaattatatttgctcctctattttattttgtgcatttaatttgtatcgtACGACTAACACTTTGCTTTGTTTTTGTTagcttagatgaaccttagcgaaattagtggggtttagttttagtaatgggtagttaatttaaggagaaagcaacaattaattccatagtttcatttccttctttttatgttaaaattatttatattatctataatatttattttagaacaattgattttcaatagcgtaaatacatattttgagttaaaggaatcatgttttattcttactatcttagaaattttaaaacgtcgctaatacgcaaatatgaattcaagtatattttataaacaatttTTTCGAGATTCAcccaatcatgcatattttttagCCGGGTatagttaataaaaaataataagaaggaaaaagaaaactcACGTTCTTTTGCATCATATTCATAAAATAAATCTAGATTTTTGTTTGCATCGCCATATTCACATACCATaattttattcaaagttcaaatttgctaAATCTTCTTTTAAAAGCCATTATTTATATGCAATCCCTTATTTAAAATTCACGCAACTTATGGTggaattattttattaaaataaaatggCATTGAGATGTACGAtttataaaaaatgatttttggccTTTGAAAATAATTATTTCCTTATGCAAGTTTAGAAACGCATTATATTGTTTATTTGCAAGGTTTCTCTATTTTTATTACGTATATGCATTCTATGAGACATCTTTCCTAAAATTacttataaaatattatttattttattttttatattaacctaagtttggtcggtaaccataattaatggattctaaaggatgcctaaccccttccctttaggataatctagaacccttacctagaattacactaattaagcagaccattaacggagatttagttaggctttaccttagttcATAATTAGGtatcctaattcaccgttaaactaattaggtggcggctccttaaaataaaacaaataggaatcaccaatatgttgtactccgatttgaccctttaaatggggtataacaattacCTATAAATAGGACATTACAATGTATTGGGTACTCAACTTTTATTCAATGAAACTAACGGCTACTTCTTCTTCTCCATTTCCTCCCTTCTTCTTCATTATGATTCTACTCTAAATTGATCAGATTCACTCACAATTTCAGTTTCCAGCTATAATGACTTTGTGGATAAAGTGATCTAActtgagtgattttattgatacaAAATAAACATAAATGACTTTAGCAAGTAATTTACTATACTTGAATGACCATATATGAAATTATCCCTCTTTAGATAGGACAGTTTATCATGTTTTCACCAAGTATCATATCGAAGACATGAATGTGCTTTCACTTAAGTTAATCCATTTATTCACTTTCTTGCTCCTTTGGATAGGTTGGTCCAGAATGTTTCATAGTATAGCGGAATATTTTCAATTCATTTAATTTTCATGTACTCCTTCTATCTCAGGATGCGTCAAATAATTTTGTAGTCTTTTATAAATTTGTTCTTAATTTTATATTCTttttacagttttttttttcataagagatttgaaaataacacaaaacaaaataaaatgaaaaggtcATTTTCTTCTATTAAAAAATTGTAAGTGGCAATAAGTAATCATTTCTTCCATTGGTCTTTATTTGACAAGTTATTATTTGGAGAGTTATTGAATGAGCTTTTCTTTGATTGCAATTTTTTCATATGccatttaaatattttgaattgtcaattattgtgacttataatactttttatgtagtttttaaaCTTTATTCAAAAAACTTGAAGATTCTATGTTGGAATTCATATTGACAATAAGATAGTTTGACCCTCATACTCTAAATCGTGTCAGATATTCAATAGATGATGGAAAATTTTACTTTCTTTGCACATTGAccattttttgactaatttttACTTGAGAAATATAACAAAAAGTGATACTATGAATAAAACAACACATTGAGTCAACGCTGCACCATATTCGCCCCACCTTCTTCTTCTGATGCTGATCAATCTTTCGTAAGCCAAAAATGCATAAATCTCACGATTCCAATTGTAAAAAGTAGTATGGATATTGTGACCCTCATAAGTCATAGAAATAATATTGCAAGAGAGATTTTATCTTGTAGTTTAGCATGGATTTTTTTTCCCAAGTCTTGCAATTCCTAGTATCTTGTAGAGATTTGGTGCAAGTATTTTCAAGGAATAATGACAACCACGAGTGCAGGTGTAGAAGGTATAAAAAGCTTATGATAGTATTAAATTTCTCTGAATATGTTAGACCTCATCTCTACGGAGATTAAAGCCTCATTTGCTTGCACTTAATGAAGATTTGAATCAATTAATTACTCTGGTTTCAGTCATTAAGTCTATCAGCTTTTTAATCGATCTGAATGATTAATATCATGTTAAGATGACATTTCATCACTACTCCATCCACTTTCATCGCTAACTGCCACTGTCCACCACCCGTGAGGGGGCATATCgataatataattaagtaaataaaaatgtATTCTCTCGATCAACTTAAAATGAGGAAACTCCAAAAGATGTTTCGCTTGGATATTTGCAATAAGTAACACAACAAGAAAAGAAATCAATCAACTGCTCCTCAAAGATTGGTTATATGAATTCTCTGTATCAATTTCACTCCTAATCAGGCTCATTTCATTTCAGTACTACTGGACTAGTCACATTTATCCTATACTGACATACATGTCTCCCACCAAATTAAGGgatagaaaaaaatatttttggaaaattttgtttGAAATTAGTGTGAACCATCAAGTTCTACCAGCAACAAAGGCCAATTGAAGCTCGATAATTTCTTTAAGATTAGACGCTCGACATAATGTTCTGTTAACTGTTTTCCTCTACTAAAAAACCCTCAGTCCATAACGGTTGCCTCAATGGACGTCAAGTGGTTGATATTATTCTTCCCTGGCAAAAACTTCTTGATTCAAGTAGGCaggttttttttgttgttgtggtGGGCGGGGGCGGGGGTGTTGTTGCGGCTGAAGAAATAATACTTCAAGATCTATTACGCGTCCAAAGACTTTTGCTCTTCTTGGCATCTATGCACGAGGTCTTGATGTTTCAGTAGAAGCCAACATCAATAAGACTGTAAGCAGCAGATTTCTTTAACCCCTTTATATGAACAATGTCCCTCAACTCTCCAGCTTCCTTCCAGCTTCCAGTAGCAACATATATATTGGATAATGCAAGATGATACCCAACATTCTCAGGTTCCAACGAAAAGAGTATATTTGCTACTTCTTTCCCCAATTGAAGATCACCATGATAATTGCAGGCACTCAGCAAAGCACCCCAGATCCCTGGATCAGGTGGGGTCGGAAGCTCTTTGATAAAATTATACGCCTCGTGCAGCCTCCCTGATCGCCCTAACATATCAACCATGCAGACATGATGCTCAGTGGAAGGATGAACTCCAAACTCATCAAGCATACGATTGTAATACCAGTAGCCTTGGTCAACAAGCCCTGTGTGGCTGCAAGCTGTTAATAAGTTGATAAATGTGACTTTCGATGGAGTAAGTCCCAAAtcaatcatatcatgaaagatgtCGATTGCTTTCTGACCATTGCTGTGGAAACCATATGCAGAAATCATTGAATTCCAAGCTGCAATAGATCTCTCTGCTGAACTCTGAAACACTTTAAGAGCAATGTCTAACCTCCCACAACTGCTATACATATCCACAAGAGCAGCTGATACAAAAGCATTTTGGTAAAAACCAGATCTTATGACGTGTGCATGGATCTGTTTCCCATGTCTAATAATTTCAAGTTGCCGACAGGCTGAAAGAACGGTAGCCATGGTGATCTCATCTGGTTCAAACTCAAGCAAACGGAAAAATTCCATTGCTTCTTTAGAACTTTTATTCTGAGCTAAAGCAGATATCATGCAGTTCCAAGAGCATAAGTTATGATAAAAGCAAAGTTCAAACACTGATCTTGCACTTTCCACGTCACTCAATTTTCCATACATAGTAACAAGAGCATTATGCACACGAATATCTTGACCAGCTGAGGTCTTTAAAGCTAGGGCATGAATTGACTTtccttcaaatttcaattcaAGATTTCCACAAGCTGATATGACATTGACTAGAGTGATAGTATCATGGATGATATTTGATTTGAGTCTCATTAACTTGAAAGCATTTAAAGCTTTCCAGAAATGGCCATTCTGTGTGCATCCCGAAATCACAGTATTCCAGCTATCTACATCAGCAGTATAAGCTATCTCCTCCAGCAATTTGAAAGAAGCTACTAGATCTCCGCAAGAAATGTACATGTACATCAATGAATTTACTAGGATTATATTATTTACAAATCCCAACTTCACCTCCCACGAATGGATCAACCTTCCGAATCGAATTGAGTTGGGAGAATCACAAGCAGGAAGAATTCCCAGAAGAGTTGACAGGCTACATTTCGAGTTCCCACTCCGGAATTCATTAAGCAACGACTGAGCTTCTCTACACCGGCCATTCTGGGAATACCCAGAGATTATGGTATTCCATGAAACTAGATCTTTCTTTGGCATATTTAAGAAAAGCTGCTTAGCGTCCTTGGTCCTTTCGCAGTTAAAATACATATCCATAAGAGCATTCATCACCGACAGTTCTGCTCCCATCTCTCTCCGGATGGTAAATCCGTGAATAGCTTTCCCTTCTCTCAATAGCATGAATTCTGAAACTAATGGAATAATAGAAATCAATGTCACAGCATCCGGTTCTACGGTCCTTGTGATCTGCATTTCATAAAGAGCATCAAATGCATCACTGATTTTTCCATTCAAAGCGAATCCACTTATCATAGAATTCCATGTTATAATGTCCTTATACTCCATTTTATTAAAGATATATTCAGCAGCATCAACGTCCCCAGATTGGGAATACAATGAAATGAGAGAATTCGCCACTGAAAGGTGGCGGCTTTCCTCAAATCCTAGCTTTATACCCCATCCATGAATAGCCTGACCACAACTAAACTCATCTAAACACGCAGAGGCAGCAATAGCACACGAAAGACTCACACTATCAGCACCTTTTTCCAAATTAACCATCTGCTTGAAGTACAGCAAAGACTTCTCAGGACGACCATTATAGGCACAACCACTAATAACCGAATTCCAAGAAACAACATCTTTACATTCTATTTCTAGAAATGCACACTCCGACGACCTCAAATCACTACATTTCGCGTAAAAATCAATCAGAGCATTTCCCAAAATCGTATCCGAAAGCATTCCCATTTTCACATTTAAACAATGAACAACTAACCCCTTTCTCAAATCTCTCATGTTAGACAAGGCAGAAATGACAATAACAAGCGTGGCAGAATCGAACTGTTCTTCTTCGTTCACCATTTCGACAAAGAACTTCACTGCAAATTCAAAAAACTTGTTCTTTATGCATGCTGTCATGATAGCATTCCATGTTACCACATCTTTACTTATAATTTCATCAAAAAGGGTCAATGAATAGCTTAAATTCTTGGTTCTTGAGTATATAATGAGAAGAGTAGTTATAGTGGGCAAATAAGCAAGCATGCCTACTTTAAGCACTAAGCCATGTACTTGTGAAGCACTTAAAATATCAGGCTTTTCTTTAACCATGTTAACAAGCTCAAATATTTCATGCCCTTTGGCGTTCTTGAAATTCTGAACTCTTCTTTGTGGCATTTTGTCAAACAATTGGGTGGCAGGGGAAGTGTAAGCACAAGCTTGAACCTTTCCATATGTAATAAAAAAGTAATTGTTGGGCAAAAGGGGTTTTTGGTATTGCAAAGGTGGTACATGTTGAGAGATTTTGTTTGGTAACGATTGGCAAAAGAAAAGagctttatatttatatttatagttGGACAGTTTTTTCATGTTATGCTCATTTCAGTTTCTTAATAGATGTTCTTTGCAAATTGGAAAGTTAACATGTTGTTTGCTGGCTATTAACTGCAGTTGGTGTTTTGCCTCTTTGGCAAGGTTGAGTTTTTAACAGTGCGTTCTAGGTTCATGTTTGGTTTGCTATTTACAAGGGAAATAGTATTGCATAAGATAAAATTGGGAAGATCCAAATTTGCTCCTTTTACTATGCCAAACGACTTTCAAAATAACgtgggggtgggggaggggaGATGGGCTGGTGTTGGAAGAAGAAGTAAAGATGAGGAGGTAAAATCGGCATGAGATAACATGTCATGTGGTGTTCACCTTCTAAAACGTCAGTATCTCGTGGCTTTATACATTCACCTTTAATGAAGGAGAAGCATATTTTAACCACTTAGGATAATATTGAGAGTGTTTTTGTTGGGAAAGTATAATTGGTCCTTCTCTAGAGGGTGAATTTGACTATTTTTcctataaaaaaataataaaatattttcctCAATGTTTTCCATTCATGACCTAGAATATATACAATATGTATTTCCTATAATTAGGCTTCATCTAGGGCTACTAAATAGGTAACTAAATATATACAATACTAAAAATAATAACAGAATATATATTTACCTATATAGCttaacacacccccgcagtcgaagcgggaagTTGACGGacactgagactgtcccgaaaatcttcaaacaGAACACGCGGAAGACCCTTAGTAAAAATATCCGCGATTTGATATCGTGATGGAACATGAAGAACTCGAACCTGTCCACGGGCAACCTTTTCCCGTACAAAGTgaatgtccatctcaatatgctTGGTACGTTGATGTTGCACCGGATTACTCGATAAATAAATTGCACTAACATTGTCACAATAAACAAGTGTAGCCTTTTGAATCGGACAATGTAGCTCCAATAGCAAATTTCGTAACCAACAGGATTCGGCTACTGCATTTGCTACACCGCGATACTCGGCCTCAGCACTCGACCGAGAGAGTGTAGGTTGTCTTTTGGAGGACCAAGAAATCAAATTATCACCCAAAAATACACAATAACCAGAGGTAGAACGTCTTGTATCCGGGCAACcaccccaatcagcatcagtatAAGATACAAGAGATGATATTGAAGATGAATAGAGATGGAGGCTATGATCAAGCGTACCTTGAAGGTACCGGATAATGCGCTTTAGAGCTTGCATATGGTCAACTCTCGGATCATGCATATGTAAGCACACTTGTTGaacagcataagaaatatccggtcgGGTGAATGTAAGATACTGTAGAGCCCCGGCAAGACTCCTATAAAGAGTGGGATCCTCATAGGTAGCACTAACCTTTTCCTTTGTGTCAACAGCAGTAGGAGATGACTTGCATGAGGCCATTCCGGCCCGCTCAATTATTTGTTCGGCATACTTGCGCTGTGAAAGAAACATACCTCCCTTATGTCGGGTCAcggcaatgccaagaaaataattcaacGGACCAAGATCTTTCATAGCAAATTCCGAGCTAAGAAGACCCATTATAGACACACGGAGAGCATTAGAAGAAGCAGTCAAGAttatatcatcaacatacaacAAGATATAAGCCATGTCAGTCCCCTTGCGATAAATAAACAATGAGTTATCACATTTGCTATTTGAGAAACCAAGAGAAATGACATAGTCAGCAAACTGCTTATACCATGCACGGGGTGCCTGCTTAAGACCATATAATGACTTTCGCAAAAAGACATACATAATCCGGATGGTTACGATCCCGATAACCCAATAgttgatgcatatacactgtTTCTTATAgctcaccatgaagaaaagcattttttacatccaactgatgaattgGCCATGCTtttgaaagagagagagagaaagaaccGTACGAATCGTAGCCGGTTTCACCACCGGGCTAAACGTTTcgccacaatcaatgccaacctgctgagTTTTCTCTTCACCTACAAGACGggttttatgcctctcaaaaacaccattagatttttctttatgagcaaaaatccacatagaacgaataacattcacatcaggtggacggggtaccaactcgcacgtcttatttttaatgagagcatcatattcatcatccatggccattttccaattcgggtcacgaaggGCCTCGATCGGGTTACGGGGCAAGGGAGAACGAGTAACCGAAGCCTGCAGAGCATATTTTTTATTTGGCTTAAAAATGCCCATTTGACTTCGGGTTACCATGGACGGCCGAACTGTGTGGGATGAAGTAGATGTTGGATGTTGGGTCACGGATGCATGTAGAGGAGTAGGATTTGGGCTTGGAGAGATAGGGGAGCTGGTTTGGCTTGTTGAGGAAGGAGAAACGGTGGAATCTGGGCTCAAGGGAGGAGGCAAGTTAGTGGGATCTAGGCCACCAAGTTGAGTTTGGGCCATTTGTTCAGGCTGTTGGGCGGACTGGTGCCCGTCCAAGGCATTGGATTGATTTTGTATGTGATGAAGAGTATAAGGAGAAATGTTATCACACAAAAAATCATAAGCATTAGAAGAAGGGGTATGCAACTTTGCAAATGGGAAAACCTGCTCATCAAATACCACATGACgacaaataataattttattggaagataaatcataacatttgtagccacgatgaTTCGAAGGATAACCCAAAAATACACATGGAGTAGACCGGGGTTGAAATTTATTGATAGTAGTGGACGGAATTAAGGGATAACATAAGCAACCAAATACCCAAATGTGAGAATATGAGGGAACCCTTTGGTATAGAATTTGTAGAGGAGATAGATTTCCCAAAAGCTTGCTCGGAAGAATATTAAGAAGATATGTAGCCATTTGTAAAGCATGATGCCAATAAGAGGGAAGAAGGGATGCATGAGCAAGAAAAGTACGAGTGATATTATTTATAGTCCGAATTTTCCGTTCGGCTTTACCATTTTGAGACGAAGTATAAGGGAAAGAAAGACGGAAGGACATGCCATTAGTTTTACAAAAATCCCAAAACAAACCATTGTCAAACTCCCTCCCGTTGTCACATTGCACATTTTTGATATTACGTTCAAATTGGGTGAGTATGTGGGCTTTAAAAATTAAGAATTTATCAAACACATCCGATTTTCTAGCCAACGGAAAAGTCCACAATTAATTAGAATAATCATCCAATAATAAAACATAATATCGATGTCCCATAGAACTCAAAATAGGTGATGTCCAAAtatcactatgaataatatcaaaagGCATAGAAGTGCTTGAATTGGAAGAACCAAATGACAACTTAATATGTTTTCCGAAAACACAGGATTGACAAATACTAGAACTAGAACCCCGATTACAAtcaatgcttttattgagcctAAGAGCATTTAAGATAGGATCACCCGGATAACCCAATCGATC carries:
- the LOC132635468 gene encoding pentatricopeptide repeat-containing protein At4g19220, mitochondrial, which codes for MKKLSNYKYKYKALFFCQSLPNKISQHVPPLQYQKPLLPNNYFFITYGKVQACAYTSPATQLFDKMPQRRVQNFKNAKGHEIFELVNMVKEKPDILSASQVHGLVLKVGMLAYLPTITTLLIIYSRTKNLSYSLTLFDEIISKDVVTWNAIMTACIKNKFFEFAVKFFVEMVNEEEQFDSATLVIVISALSNMRDLRKGLVVHCLNVKMGMLSDTILGNALIDFYAKCSDLRSSECAFLEIECKDVVSWNSVISGCAYNGRPEKSLLYFKQMVNLEKGADSVSLSCAIAASACLDEFSCGQAIHGWGIKLGFEESRHLSVANSLISLYSQSGDVDAAEYIFNKMEYKDIITWNSMISGFALNGKISDAFDALYEMQITRTVEPDAVTLISIIPLVSEFMLLREGKAIHGFTIRREMGAELSVMNALMDMYFNCERTKDAKQLFLNMPKKDLVSWNTIISGYSQNGRCREAQSLLNEFRSGNSKCSLSTLLGILPACDSPNSIRFGRLIHSWEVKLGFVNNIILVNSLMYMYISCGDLVASFKLLEEIAYTADVDSWNTVISGCTQNGHFWKALNAFKLMRLKSNIIHDTITLVNVISACGNLELKFEGKSIHALALKTSAGQDIRVHNALVTMYGKLSDVESARSVFELCFYHNLCSWNCMISALAQNKSSKEAMEFFRLLEFEPDEITMATVLSACRQLEIIRHGKQIHAHVIRSGFYQNAFVSAALVDMYSSCGRLDIALKVFQSSAERSIAAWNSMISAYGFHSNGQKAIDIFHDMIDLGLTPSKVTFINLLTACSHTGLVDQGYWYYNRMLDEFGVHPSTEHHVCMVDMLGRSGRLHEAYNFIKELPTPPDPGIWGALLSACNYHGDLQLGKEVANILFSLEPENVGYHLALSNIYVATGSWKEAGELRDIVHIKGLKKSAAYSLIDVGFY
- the LOC132637229 gene encoding uncharacterized mitochondrial protein AtMg00810-like, with the translated sequence MYVFLRKSLYGLKQAPRAWYKQFADYVISLGFSNSKCDNSLFIYRKGTDMAYILLYVDDIILTASSNALRVSIMGLLSSEFAMKDLGPLNYFLGIAVTRHKGGMFLSQRKYAEQIIERAGMASCKSSPTAVDTKEKVSATYEDPTLYRSLAGALQYLTFTRPDISYAVQQVCLHMHDPRVDHMQALKRIIRYLQGTLDHSLHLYSSSISSLVSYTDADWGGCPDTRRSTSGYCVFLGDNLISWSSKRQPTLSRSSAEAEYRGVANAVAESCWLRNLLLELHCPIQKATLVYCDNVSAIYLSSNPVQHQRTKHIEMDIHFVREKVARGQVRVLHVPSRYQIADIFTKGLPRVLFEDFRDSLSVRQLPASTAGVC